The following are from one region of the Candidatus Ozemobacteraceae bacterium genome:
- a CDS encoding polysaccharide biosynthesis/export family protein — MYNLRLIFLLLTALVLSAAPVCAQDVLAPGDTIRVWVKGEPDLTVERVIGSDGSISYPLLGTVPVHGLKPYEAARTIARLLDDGYIRQPLVQIDVTSRAPARSEPPAIPAVSERPSSSPPEPQAAPSEAPAAPLPDARTEVHPPVSPAAAPAPKAVAPKPVSKRLIEVVDGKNGAGIGSAALFLGGKIYQSNRLGQMLIEQSSGRIILIADGYKILQGPLERFLRAGNPARIVMDRITVAGVITVKVIDIRDGKPLPGVKVTLDDMSVKTNSQGIFRMRDIRKEFGEIKLEMAGYKPLRKIIDFKGPAEQVLALKRDE; from the coding sequence ATGTATAACCTGCGCCTGATTTTTCTGCTGCTGACCGCGCTTGTTCTGTCTGCCGCGCCTGTCTGCGCCCAGGATGTCCTCGCTCCCGGGGATACCATCCGGGTGTGGGTGAAGGGCGAGCCGGACCTCACCGTCGAGCGTGTGATCGGCAGTGACGGAAGCATTTCCTATCCCTTGCTCGGTACCGTGCCCGTTCACGGATTGAAACCCTACGAAGCGGCCCGCACAATCGCCCGTCTGCTCGACGACGGCTATATCCGCCAGCCTCTCGTGCAGATCGACGTCACGTCGAGGGCGCCGGCCCGTTCCGAGCCGCCGGCGATTCCCGCCGTGAGCGAGAGGCCGTCGTCTTCCCCCCCCGAACCGCAAGCGGCGCCGTCCGAAGCGCCTGCGGCCCCGCTTCCCGACGCCCGGACGGAAGTACATCCCCCGGTTTCCCCCGCGGCGGCCCCGGCCCCCAAGGCCGTTGCTCCCAAACCTGTAAGCAAGCGCCTCATCGAGGTCGTCGACGGAAAAAACGGCGCGGGCATCGGCAGCGCCGCCCTGTTCCTCGGCGGAAAGATCTACCAGAGTAACCGTCTCGGTCAGATGCTCATCGAGCAGTCGAGCGGCCGCATCATTCTCATCGCCGACGGTTACAAGATTTTGCAGGGGCCGCTCGAGCGCTTCCTGCGCGCCGGAAACCCCGCCCGCATCGTCATGGACAGGATTACCGTGGCCGGGGTGATAACGGTAAAGGTCATCGATATCCGTGACGGGAAGCCGCTTCCCGGGGTGAAGGTGACCCTCGACGACATGAGCGTTAAGACCAACTCCCAGGGCATCTTCCGAATGCGCGACATCCGCAAGGAGTTCGGCGAGATCAAACTGGAAATGGCCGGCTACAAGCCGCTTCGCAAGATCATCGATTTCAAGGGGCCTGCCGAGCAGGTGCTGGCGCTGAAACGCGATGAGTAG
- a CDS encoding prepilin-type N-terminal cleavage/methylation domain-containing protein — MSRRGFTLIELIIVVAIIAVLAATSYNYYQDSLATARENVVRQNIQMVREAIGRYFQTNLQHPADLDALKPAYLTQSAEQLLVYPLGSATIEVEVPADNNVTNLLQYKGAFGWVTAAQNKTDKKLIRAVRVRVDSGYLIN; from the coding sequence ATGAGTAGGCGCGGCTTCACCCTGATCGAGCTGATCATCGTCGTGGCCATCATCGCCGTGCTGGCTGCCACGTCGTACAACTACTACCAGGACTCGCTTGCGACCGCCCGCGAGAACGTCGTCAGGCAGAACATCCAGATGGTCAGGGAAGCGATCGGGCGCTATTTCCAGACGAATCTCCAGCACCCCGCGGATCTCGATGCGCTCAAGCCGGCCTACCTCACGCAGTCGGCCGAACAACTTCTCGTCTATCCGCTCGGAAGCGCGACGATCGAAGTCGAGGTGCCGGCCGACAACAACGTGACGAACCTCCTCCAGTATAAGGGCGCCTTCGGCTGGGTGACGGCCGCCCAGAACAAGACGGACAAGAAACTGATACGCGCGGTGAGGGTGCGCGTCGACAGCGGATATCTGATCAACTGA
- a CDS encoding type II secretion system F family protein, whose product MVEQAQNQPEKSPAQEITPGSEPRTVLSYLNPFYGTVSLSERLLFTKYFTTLTRAGIPVLRSLGTLARQMQTAPFRKMIWEMRNDVEGGIPLNMAFRKNEDTFGLLYTNLVRVGEESGRLFNVLDRLSTLLDREIKLRRKVLAAMTYPAVITLVATGVVLFLMLAVIPQFAKLFAQFGQELPWLTQQVINVSSFVGNNFLNLIAATVAILLVIYQVNQTTGGRRFFDSVRLKIPVIGNLTQKYAIAMFSRNMATLFQSGVSIITAMKISIETVENIILADALNQVVRDVEGGQPIAKALVKVDIMPELTTQMIEVGEETGNLDDMLEKVAEFYEDEINFMIDQMTALVEPAFILVLGTIVGVIVVAMYLPIFKMAKVVSGGGGGGGGPTMP is encoded by the coding sequence ATGGTCGAGCAGGCACAGAACCAGCCTGAAAAATCGCCGGCACAAGAGATCACGCCGGGCTCCGAGCCCAGAACGGTGCTGTCGTATCTGAACCCGTTCTACGGGACGGTTTCGCTCAGCGAACGGCTCCTTTTCACAAAGTATTTCACGACGCTGACGAGGGCCGGTATTCCGGTTCTCCGGTCGCTCGGAACGCTCGCCCGCCAGATGCAGACGGCTCCCTTCCGCAAAATGATCTGGGAGATGCGGAACGACGTCGAGGGCGGTATCCCGCTGAACATGGCCTTCCGCAAGAATGAAGACACGTTCGGGCTGCTGTACACAAACCTTGTCCGGGTCGGCGAGGAGTCCGGCCGGCTTTTCAACGTGCTCGATCGGCTCAGCACGCTGCTCGACCGCGAAATCAAACTTCGCCGGAAGGTGCTCGCGGCGATGACGTATCCGGCGGTCATCACCCTCGTCGCAACCGGCGTCGTGCTGTTCCTGATGCTGGCCGTCATTCCCCAGTTCGCGAAACTGTTCGCCCAGTTCGGGCAGGAGCTGCCGTGGCTCACCCAGCAGGTCATCAATGTCAGCAGCTTCGTCGGAAACAATTTCCTCAACCTCATCGCGGCGACCGTGGCGATTCTCCTGGTGATCTATCAAGTGAATCAGACGACCGGCGGGCGTCGTTTCTTCGATTCCGTGCGGTTGAAAATCCCTGTGATCGGAAATCTGACGCAGAAGTATGCGATCGCGATGTTCTCCCGAAACATGGCGACGCTCTTTCAGTCTGGCGTTTCGATCATCACCGCGATGAAGATCAGCATCGAGACCGTCGAGAATATCATTCTCGCCGATGCCCTCAACCAGGTCGTCCGCGACGTCGAGGGCGGTCAGCCGATCGCCAAAGCCCTCGTGAAGGTTGACATCATGCCCGAGTTGACGACGCAGATGATCGAGGTCGGCGAAGAGACCGGTAACCTCGACGACATGCTCGAAAAGGTCGCCGAGTTCTACGAGGACGAGATCAATTTCATGATCGACCAGATGACGGCCCTTGTCGAACCGGCGTTTATCCTTGTTCTTGGAACGATCGTCGGCGTTATCGTCGTAGCTATGTATCTTCCGATATTTAAAATGGCCAAGGTCGTATCGGGAGGCGGAGGCGGTGGAGGCGGCCCGACGATGCCGTAA
- a CDS encoding type II secretion system protein GspG has protein sequence MLRCRPVKGYRPLDARGFNLIEMMVAVIIIATLVLIAVREYGEYVLRAKITKAQVDLEELAKAVRMYNTKEEQPFRIATFTILELGSFVGTYLEKEPPFDPWGTPYRHNADMGIVYSIGPDGLDSQIRVIPNFPSDDIIVRYMPQEFFITKVEYVDANRNIRIDFGDRIDIFFSRPAKMTNVSVFDFITNYPERALGSAIVSSPPKGNVLSFLFASPVPPSINIGETTIRPRDFIDSIVDCSPQPQPLRKHDEILIQSRRM, from the coding sequence ATGTTGAGGTGTCGGCCGGTAAAGGGATACAGGCCCCTTGATGCCCGTGGGTTCAACCTCATCGAGATGATGGTGGCCGTCATCATCATCGCTACGCTCGTTCTCATCGCCGTAAGAGAGTATGGGGAGTATGTCCTTCGGGCGAAGATCACCAAGGCCCAGGTCGATCTCGAAGAGCTGGCCAAGGCTGTCAGGATGTACAATACGAAGGAAGAACAACCCTTCAGAATCGCCACCTTTACCATTCTCGAGTTGGGAAGCTTCGTCGGAACCTACCTCGAGAAAGAACCCCCCTTCGATCCCTGGGGAACTCCGTATCGACACAATGCCGATATGGGAATCGTTTATTCGATCGGTCCTGACGGGCTTGACTCGCAGATTCGCGTGATACCGAATTTTCCTTCGGATGATATAATAGTAAGATATATGCCTCAGGAGTTTTTCATCACGAAGGTCGAATACGTCGACGCGAACCGGAATATCCGCATAGATTTCGGCGACAGGATCGATATCTTCTTTTCCCGCCCGGCGAAGATGACGAATGTTTCGGTGTTCGATTTCATCACCAATTACCCCGAAAGGGCTCTTGGAAGCGCAATCGTGTCGAGCCCCCCGAAGGGAAACGTTCTCTCGTTCCTCTTCGCCTCCCCGGTTCCTCCTTCGATTAATATCGGGGAAACGACGATCCGCCCCAGGGATTTCATCGATTCGATCGTCGATTGCTCTCCGCAACCACAGCCCCTGCGCAAACATGATGAAATTCTGATCCAAAGTAGAAGAATGTAG
- a CDS encoding prepilin-type N-terminal cleavage/methylation domain-containing protein produces MRLFPGGVYGGSRGFTLIELLVVIAIIAILAGTALPYVQSYVLESKISKAKADLEEIGRAIAIYETREKVYMASDVSLLTGRYLNRSPIDPWGRPFIVATHAGTVYSSGPDRNPATQDDNVFYMYQPLLALVRARWVDANQTGRVDTENTPDYLLLTFSRTINDKAPGADVKSPLNFSFSSIADADVENLFAWDQVATMPDGKGLMIPLATAAHMIFTPGSDTVAVKSGNTLFDTSIFQLNRCISSQPVIIKAE; encoded by the coding sequence ATGAGACTCTTCCCTGGTGGTGTTTATGGCGGGAGCCGAGGGTTCACCCTGATAGAACTCCTCGTGGTAATTGCGATCATCGCTATCCTGGCGGGAACGGCCCTTCCGTATGTACAATCCTATGTCCTTGAAAGCAAGATCAGCAAAGCAAAGGCCGATCTTGAGGAAATCGGTCGGGCCATAGCCATCTACGAAACGCGGGAAAAGGTATACATGGCCTCCGATGTTTCTCTCCTCACAGGTCGGTATCTGAATAGATCCCCTATTGACCCGTGGGGCCGCCCTTTTATCGTGGCGACGCATGCTGGAACGGTATACTCCTCAGGCCCCGACAGAAACCCGGCAACGCAGGATGATAACGTATTTTATATGTATCAGCCTCTTCTCGCGCTGGTGAGAGCCAGATGGGTGGATGCCAACCAGACCGGTCGGGTCGATACGGAGAATACGCCGGATTACCTCCTGCTCACATTTTCCCGAACCATCAACGACAAGGCCCCGGGGGCGGACGTGAAAAGTCCCCTGAATTTCAGTTTCAGCAGTATTGCTGATGCCGATGTCGAAAACCTCTTCGCCTGGGACCAAGTCGCCACGATGCCCGATGGAAAAGGCCTGATGATTCCCCTTGCCACGGCGGCGCACATGATTTTCACCCCGGGAAGCGATACCGTTGCCGTGAAATCCGGGAATACGCTTTTCGATACCTCGATCTTTCAATTGAACAGATGCATTTCAAGCCAACCGGTTATTATCAAGGCTGAATAA
- a CDS encoding prepilin-type N-terminal cleavage/methylation domain-containing protein — translation MRRGFTLIELLVVITILAVLAGAAMPYVQSYVEESRLAKAKTDLEEIARALIVYETREGEYNQGDVSILTGRYLNKSPIDPWGKAYRVATAEGIVVSCGPDRSFEDADDNLFYPYQPPLALVQVKWVDKNNSGAVDTQNINDELHLLFSRKLKCATSTITGKLGECFGISTDGASIASIPAVVDSTGDAIRMVASRTVILKVLTGSQNAFLVGSSTIQVLEGHKTLIDMAAVPNFCISSQPVIILPQ, via the coding sequence ATGAGACGGGGCTTTACATTGATCGAACTGTTGGTGGTTATCACGATCTTGGCTGTCCTGGCCGGGGCCGCGATGCCGTATGTCCAGTCGTATGTTGAAGAGTCGCGTCTGGCCAAGGCAAAAACGGACCTTGAAGAAATTGCACGAGCGTTGATTGTCTATGAAACCAGGGAAGGCGAATACAACCAGGGTGATGTGTCGATTCTTACCGGCCGATATCTGAACAAATCTCCGATCGATCCCTGGGGCAAGGCCTATCGGGTCGCCACGGCCGAAGGAATCGTTGTCTCGTGTGGTCCTGACCGGAGTTTTGAGGATGCGGACGACAACCTGTTCTATCCCTATCAGCCGCCCTTGGCGCTCGTTCAGGTGAAATGGGTCGATAAGAATAATTCGGGTGCCGTAGACACGCAGAATATCAACGACGAGCTCCATCTCCTTTTCAGTCGTAAGCTCAAATGCGCCACGAGTACGATCACAGGCAAACTGGGCGAGTGCTTCGGCATATCCACGGATGGAGCGAGTATCGCTTCGATTCCGGCGGTCGTTGACAGCACCGGTGATGCGATCAGAATGGTTGCCTCCAGAACCGTTATTCTGAAAGTATTAACCGGAAGCCAGAATGCTTTCCTCGTCGGAAGCAGTACGATTCAGGTTCTGGAAGGTCATAAAACACTGATCGATATGGCTGCGGTGCCGAACTTCTGTATTTCGTCGCAACCCGTCATCATTCTTCCTCAGTAA
- a CDS encoding prepilin-type N-terminal cleavage/methylation domain-containing protein — protein MKRGFTLIELLVVITIIAVLAGAAMPYVQSYVEEARLAKAKTDLEEIARALMVYETREGEYNSADVSILTGRYLNKAPIDPWGKAYAVSTSAGYVYSGGPDRSLTNADDNLIYSYQPPLALVQVKWVDKNNSGAVDAQNINDELHLLFSRRLSGDNANWLTSPDTEEIPKALKACFRLSSTGDITSVIASGVTDGKSDVRIVASRTIILKVSAADSFAVGSDTITIISGHDTLKDLANPPNACISSQPAVIMPQ, from the coding sequence ATGAAACGCGGTTTCACCCTCATCGAACTTCTCGTCGTCATCACAATTATCGCGGTACTGGCCGGTGCCGCCATGCCGTATGTCCAGTCCTACGTCGAAGAGGCCCGGCTCGCCAAGGCCAAAACCGACCTTGAAGAGATCGCCCGCGCCCTGATGGTGTATGAAACCCGGGAAGGCGAATACAACTCCGCCGATGTTTCGATTCTCACCGGCCGCTACCTGAACAAGGCCCCGATCGATCCCTGGGGCAAGGCCTATGCGGTTTCGACCTCCGCCGGTTATGTCTACTCCGGCGGTCCGGACAGATCGCTGACGAATGCGGATGACAACCTCATCTATTCCTACCAGCCGCCCTTGGCGCTGGTCCAGGTGAAATGGGTCGACAAGAACAACTCCGGCGCCGTCGATGCCCAGAACATTAACGACGAACTGCATCTCCTGTTCAGCCGCAGACTTTCTGGTGATAATGCGAATTGGTTAACCTCCCCGGATACTGAGGAGATTCCGAAAGCATTGAAGGCATGCTTCAGGTTGTCTTCAACTGGCGATATTACGAGCGTTATCGCTAGTGGGGTTACTGATGGAAAGAGTGACGTTAGAATCGTTGCTTCTCGGACTATCATTCTCAAGGTGAGTGCCGCCGATTCATTCGCCGTCGGCAGTGACACAATCACGATTATCTCGGGCCATGACACTTTGAAAGATCTTGCAAATCCTCCGAATGCCTGTATCTCGTCCCAGCCGGCCGTTATTATGCCGCAATAA
- a CDS encoding type II secretion system protein GspG, with product MIRRQGFTLIELLIVVTIIAILVGAAVPYVQDYVDQTRTSRAKADIDEIKRALMLYEVQYGHYTSDTIASLVGPFLTRNLPDPWGNAYKVDDKKSRVYSMGPDGEAGNGDDVTADFRPRMAVTRVNFVDIDGDGVPSTNDVLSVRVCRPLASTVGTDNVLVVSDSGTVATLASPTRVNDYTVQFTLGTISNMVLSESKLLISSGNAIKDESATDFLEQARPDRLKIFFE from the coding sequence ATGATACGCAGACAGGGTTTCACTCTGATTGAACTGTTGATTGTCGTCACGATCATCGCTATTCTGGTCGGCGCCGCAGTTCCCTACGTCCAGGACTACGTCGACCAGACCCGAACCAGCCGCGCCAAGGCCGATATCGATGAAATCAAGCGTGCGCTCATGCTTTATGAAGTTCAGTATGGCCATTATACAAGTGATACCATTGCCAGCTTGGTTGGCCCCTTTCTGACCAGAAATCTTCCCGATCCTTGGGGAAATGCTTATAAAGTTGATGATAAAAAATCAAGAGTATACTCAATGGGGCCAGATGGAGAAGCCGGTAATGGTGATGACGTAACTGCCGATTTCCGTCCTCGAATGGCTGTCACACGGGTGAATTTTGTTGATATTGATGGTGACGGTGTTCCGAGCACAAATGATGTGTTGTCTGTCAGGGTGTGCCGACCCCTTGCCTCTACTGTTGGAACCGACAATGTCCTCGTTGTCTCTGATAGCGGAACTGTTGCTACATTAGCTAGCCCTACCAGAGTGAATGATTATACGGTTCAATTTACATTGGGGACAATATCTAATATGGTCCTGAGTGAAAGCAAACTTCTGATCAGTTCCGGAAATGCCATCAAGGATGAAAGTGCTACTGATTTTCTCGAACAAGCTCGCCCGGATCGGCTGAAAATATTCTTCGAATGA
- a CDS encoding prepilin-type N-terminal cleavage/methylation domain-containing protein, translated as MNTKNKGFTLIELLIVVTIIAILAGAAIPYVQDYVEQTRSGRAKADLDEIKRAIMLYEAQFGTYTSDNIASLVGPFLTKNIPDPWSSAYVVSNASSTVYSYGPDGKDGTGDEIIVEYRPRCNPGLLS; from the coding sequence ATGAACACGAAAAATAAAGGCTTTACGTTGATCGAATTGCTAATTGTGGTTACGATCATCGCAATCCTTGCTGGCGCAGCAATTCCCTATGTCCAGGACTATGTCGAACAGACGCGGTCCGGACGCGCAAAAGCCGATCTGGATGAGATCAAGCGGGCGATCATGCTGTATGAGGCTCAGTTCGGGACCTATACGAGCGATAACATCGCCAGCCTCGTTGGCCCATTCCTCACCAAGAACATCCCTGATCCCTGGAGCAGTGCGTACGTGGTCAGCAACGCCAGTTCCACCGTTTATTCGTATGGCCCTGATGGAAAAGACGGTACGGGGGACGAAATCATCGTCGAGTATCGCCCTCGCTGTAACCCGGGCCTACTATCTTGA
- a CDS encoding prepilin-type N-terminal cleavage/methylation domain-containing protein, with protein sequence MKRGFTLIELLVVITILAVLAGAAMPYVQSYVEEARLAKAKTDLEEIARALMVYETREGEYNSNDVSLLTGRYLNKAPIDPWGKSYAVSTYSGFVYSGGPDRSLTDADDNIIFSYQPPLALVQVKWIDKNNSGAVDAQNVADELHLLFSRRLSGAKANELTTTDAATAQNALNACFALSSIGTGDITNVVQYGAADAVRITASKTVILKIKPTATPDIFAVGSDKITIKTDHKTLYDLSSPIANACISSQPVTILPQ encoded by the coding sequence ATGAAACGTGGTTTTACCCTGATCGAGCTTTTGGTCGTGATCACGATACTCGCAGTGCTTGCCGGCGCTGCAATGCCGTATGTCCAATCATACGTCGAAGAGGCTCGCCTGGCCAAGGCCAAAACCGATCTTGAGGAAATCGCCCGCGCTTTGATGGTATATGAAACTCGGGAAGGTGAATATAATTCCAACGATGTGTCTCTTCTCACCGGCCGCTACCTGAACAAGGCCCCGATCGACCCCTGGGGCAAGTCCTATGCCGTTTCGACGTATTCCGGCTTCGTATACTCCGGTGGACCTGACAGAAGCCTGACCGATGCTGATGATAATATCATCTTTTCCTATCAGCCCCCGTTGGCTCTCGTCCAGGTAAAGTGGATCGACAAGAACAACTCAGGTGCTGTCGACGCGCAGAACGTTGCAGATGAACTCCACCTTCTTTTCAGTAGAAGACTCTCCGGGGCGAAAGCGAATGAGCTGACCACAACAGATGCTGCCACAGCTCAGAATGCCTTGAATGCCTGTTTTGCGTTATCCTCCATCGGTACGGGGGATATTACCAATGTTGTTCAATACGGAGCTGCCGATGCAGTGAGAATAACCGCCTCGAAAACGGTCATTCTCAAGATCAAACCAACCGCCACGCCGGACATTTTTGCGGTTGGAAGCGACAAGATAACAATCAAGACGGACCATAAAACCCTGTATGATCTTTCCTCTCCGATTGCAAATGCTTGTATTTCTTCTCAGCCGGTAACAATTCTACCGCAATAA
- a CDS encoding prepilin-type N-terminal cleavage/methylation domain-containing protein, producing MFLGRSRGKTWFEFFERVFYCGVIGGVVTSPIMNRHAFTLVELLVVVAIVLVLVGVVLPYYQNYVREAKISKARHELDILKEALIKFNTFEDRKFGFSGQGARLELLLGKYLQNIPFDPWNRPYEVYPDRGQLLCLGPDHIASYDDILVDYEPPLALQKATWIDVDNNIHISPGDLLKLEFSKPLQASNSVRLTNASPAVDADLLFSPEVVVSNMIASITTASSTDIYLNIIESNDNTFFPGSSTVMVAESNIRIVDYAGRPANGTAGQFPGLEVTIQNR from the coding sequence TTGTTTTTGGGACGTTCGAGGGGTAAGACTTGGTTTGAATTTTTCGAGAGGGTGTTCTATTGTGGAGTTATCGGAGGTGTGGTAACATCCCCGATCATGAACAGACATGCATTTACCTTGGTCGAGTTGCTTGTCGTCGTGGCCATCGTCCTCGTGCTGGTTGGTGTGGTGTTGCCCTATTATCAGAACTACGTCCGGGAGGCGAAAATTTCCAAGGCACGGCATGAACTCGACATTTTGAAGGAAGCATTGATCAAGTTCAATACCTTTGAAGACCGAAAGTTCGGCTTTTCCGGCCAAGGGGCACGACTCGAACTGCTTCTTGGGAAATATCTCCAGAATATCCCGTTTGACCCATGGAACAGGCCGTATGAAGTGTATCCCGATCGCGGACAGCTTTTGTGTCTCGGGCCCGATCATATCGCGTCCTATGATGACATCCTTGTCGACTACGAGCCCCCACTCGCACTTCAAAAAGCGACATGGATCGATGTCGACAATAACATCCATATTTCGCCCGGCGATCTGCTGAAGCTCGAGTTCAGCAAGCCTCTTCAGGCTTCAAACTCTGTTCGGTTGACGAACGCATCGCCGGCGGTCGACGCCGATCTGCTGTTTTCACCGGAGGTTGTCGTTTCCAATATGATTGCTTCGATCACGACGGCGAGTTCGACCGATATCTACCTGAACATCATCGAGTCGAATGACAATACCTTTTTCCCCGGCTCTTCCACCGTCATGGTCGCGGAGAGCAATATCCGGATTGTCGATTATGCCGGTCGGCCGGCGAACGGAACGGCAGGCCAGTTTCCCGGCCTGGAAGTCACCATTCAGAATCGTTGA
- a CDS encoding ABC transporter substrate-binding protein has product MGVAGKALLAAWILLALFTGGCRSERKLPERLQADFSRNSPDVLRLGLYGDVSDLSPIGHHGEYDRSICNLIHAAPLRFAADGSLEGDLFASWVSYPDENGRLIVDGIWKQNLMWHDGTPFDPKALEFTFAAMRDPANASPYAALASAVVEVAPMDRGRRIRIVFPGLSRRYLELLTAGLLPPHLLEGKSIPEAKVERRVNASDAVAGGETGTSTQVLYSEFPVGLGAYRLSDRKRGMFLELEATREAASDTARPTFRRILVKCHAQFETLLNDFRQGRLDWIPVPSEIASKIEELQIPDARFHRYPNPSFLFWGFNLKKPPFDQERVRKALAAGIDKGAARSKIPYDGMVLANMPFPASATGNLTKNAPEAAQTPADLVRLLDGTGLKDLNGDGKRDVNGKPFSMKILVNEENLVRKLVAEEISTQLRRAGIDASVEAISWSELLGTKLVGDTWDSFLLAFQLPRAGNAIDLWHTPTASITESLNYCGVSDFELDGLLEQLDRWPEQASPSAYLGSISERLEAVTPGAFLFRPADVAAWHTYLTGPENEAGMIDMRPSAWQKKVGSSDAPASAGSPDIR; this is encoded by the coding sequence ATGGGAGTCGCCGGAAAAGCACTCCTTGCCGCCTGGATTCTCCTTGCGCTGTTCACCGGCGGCTGTCGGTCAGAGCGGAAACTTCCCGAGCGGCTTCAGGCGGATTTCTCACGGAATTCGCCTGACGTTCTCAGGCTGGGATTGTACGGCGACGTGAGCGATCTGTCACCGATCGGTCACCATGGCGAATACGATCGGTCCATTTGTAACCTGATTCATGCCGCTCCGCTGAGATTCGCCGCCGACGGAAGTCTGGAGGGGGACCTCTTCGCATCGTGGGTGAGTTATCCCGACGAAAACGGACGGCTTATTGTCGACGGCATCTGGAAGCAGAATCTGATGTGGCATGACGGGACGCCGTTCGACCCGAAAGCGCTCGAATTCACGTTCGCCGCGATGCGCGACCCCGCGAATGCCTCGCCTTATGCGGCCCTTGCTTCAGCTGTTGTCGAGGTCGCTCCCATGGATCGCGGCCGGCGGATTCGCATCGTGTTTCCGGGGTTGTCGCGGCGGTATCTCGAGTTGCTGACAGCCGGCCTTCTTCCGCCCCACCTTCTCGAAGGTAAATCCATTCCCGAGGCGAAAGTCGAACGACGGGTGAATGCCTCCGATGCGGTTGCAGGCGGGGAAACCGGAACGTCGACCCAAGTCCTCTACTCCGAGTTTCCCGTCGGTCTCGGGGCATACCGTCTCTCAGACCGAAAACGGGGGATGTTCCTGGAACTCGAGGCGACCCGGGAGGCAGCTTCCGATACGGCCCGTCCGACGTTCCGTCGGATTCTCGTGAAGTGTCACGCCCAGTTCGAGACGCTTCTGAATGATTTCCGGCAGGGAAGACTCGACTGGATACCGGTTCCGTCAGAAATTGCCTCGAAAATAGAGGAACTCCAGATTCCGGACGCTCGATTTCATCGCTATCCGAACCCGAGTTTTCTGTTCTGGGGATTCAATCTGAAGAAACCCCCGTTCGATCAGGAGCGGGTCCGAAAAGCCCTTGCCGCCGGGATAGACAAAGGGGCCGCCAGGTCGAAGATTCCCTACGACGGAATGGTGCTCGCAAACATGCCGTTCCCGGCCTCGGCAACCGGAAATCTTACGAAAAACGCCCCCGAAGCCGCGCAAACCCCGGCAGATCTCGTCCGACTGCTTGATGGAACCGGGCTGAAAGATTTGAACGGTGACGGAAAAAGGGATGTGAACGGGAAACCCTTTTCCATGAAGATTCTCGTCAACGAAGAGAATCTCGTCAGAAAGCTGGTTGCGGAAGAAATATCCACTCAGCTCAGACGCGCGGGCATCGACGCCTCGGTTGAGGCGATCAGCTGGTCCGAGCTTCTCGGAACCAAGCTTGTCGGCGATACGTGGGACAGTTTCCTACTGGCGTTTCAACTGCCTCGGGCCGGGAATGCCATCGATCTTTGGCATACCCCGACGGCATCGATCACCGAATCCCTGAATTATTGCGGAGTTTCCGACTTTGAACTCGACGGACTTCTCGAACAGCTCGACCGGTGGCCCGAACAGGCGAGTCCCTCGGCATACCTCGGAAGCATTTCCGAACGGCTCGAGGCTGTCACACCGGGAGCATTTCTGTTCAGGCCGGCGGATGTGGCCGCGTGGCATACGTATTTGACAGGCCCCGAGAACGAGGCTGGCATGATCGATATGCGTCCGTCTGCCTGGCAAAAGAAGGTTGGAAGCAGCGACGCTCCGGCGTCGGCTGGCTCACCCGATATCCGGTGA